The following proteins come from a genomic window of Deltaproteobacteria bacterium:
- a CDS encoding ABC transporter ATP-binding protein, whose product MLKLHNVRTSYGNIEAIKGVSMEIKHGEITAVIGANGAGKSTLLNTISGVLRPASGKIEFMDERIDHLPCHRIAQMGISQVPEGRRIFPKMTVMENLEMGMYSRKCKMQNVKCKVEAEKIFQYFPILKERLKQIGGTLSGGEQQMLAIARALMSMPKLLLLDEPSLGLAPIMVERIFEIIKKINQEGGTVVLVEQNANAALKLANSGYVIETGRIALHDSAISLLYNPHVRAAYLGG is encoded by the coding sequence ATACTTAAATTGCATAATGTAAGGACAAGTTACGGCAATATTGAGGCGATTAAAGGTGTTTCTATGGAAATCAAACATGGCGAGATAACTGCTGTCATAGGTGCTAATGGTGCCGGCAAATCAACCCTGCTCAATACTATATCAGGTGTCTTGCGCCCTGCTTCAGGGAAAATAGAGTTTATGGATGAGAGGATTGACCATCTTCCATGCCACAGGATTGCTCAAATGGGTATATCACAAGTGCCTGAGGGGAGAAGGATATTTCCCAAAATGACAGTCATGGAGAATCTTGAAATGGGGATGTATAGTAGAAAATGCAAAATGCAAAATGTAAAATGTAAAGTTGAAGCAGAAAAGATTTTTCAATACTTTCCAATACTGAAAGAAAGGCTTAAACAAATTGGCGGGACACTCTCCGGTGGTGAACAGCAGATGCTTGCAATAGCAAGGGCGCTTATGTCAATGCCCAAACTTCTTTTGCTTGATGAACCATCCCTTGGACTTGCTCCGATTATGGTTGAAAGGATATTTGAGATAATAAAAAAGATAAATCAGGAGGGTGGGACAGTTGTCCTTGTTGAACAGAATGCCAATGCGGCGCTTAAACTGGCAAACAGTGGTTATGTAATAGAGACAGGAAGGATTGCCTTGCATGACAGCGCTATATCACTCCTTTATAATCCCCATGTCAGGGCAGCATATCTGGGCGGATGA
- a CDS encoding ABC transporter ATP-binding protein — MLLETKNLTKTFGGIAAAANLNITVNKGEIASIIGPNGAGKTTVFNCITGIYQPTNGGIVFKGKRLNGLKPHKITSMGIARTFQNIRLFAEMTAMENVMVGRHIKSAAGFLGAVIRPSSVVNEERAISSGAMNLLKFVGLRKKASVWARNLPYGDQRRLEIARALASEPELLLLDEPAAGMNPKETEALMELIKSIQKMGITILLIEHDMKVVMGISERVIVLDYGVKIAEGKPCDVRSNPKVIEAYLGKGEGKGGGNT; from the coding sequence ATGCTTCTTGAGACTAAAAACCTTACAAAGACATTCGGCGGTATTGCTGCTGCTGCCAATCTCAATATCACTGTCAATAAAGGTGAAATAGCAAGCATTATCGGGCCTAATGGTGCAGGCAAGACAACGGTTTTTAATTGCATTACAGGGATATATCAGCCAACAAATGGCGGGATAGTCTTCAAGGGAAAAAGATTAAATGGTTTAAAACCGCATAAAATAACATCTATGGGCATTGCCAGAACATTTCAGAATATAAGGCTTTTTGCAGAAATGACAGCAATGGAAAATGTAATGGTGGGAAGGCACATAAAGTCAGCCGCAGGTTTTCTTGGTGCTGTCATCAGACCTAGCAGTGTAGTCAATGAGGAAAGGGCTATCTCATCTGGCGCTATGAACCTTCTTAAGTTTGTTGGACTTAGAAAAAAGGCAAGCGTCTGGGCAAGAAATCTTCCTTATGGTGACCAGCGAAGGCTTGAGATTGCAAGGGCGCTGGCAAGCGAGCCAGAACTCCTTCTTCTTGATGAGCCTGCTGCAGGCATGAATCCTAAAGAAACAGAGGCACTTATGGAACTTATAAAATCCATACAAAAGATGGGAATAACAATCCTTTTGATAGAGCATGACATGAAGGTTGTAATGGGCATATCTGAAAGGGTAATTGTCCTTGATTACGGTGTAAAGATTGCAGAGGGTAAGCCTTGTGATGTAAGAAGCAATCCAAAGGTCATTGAGGCATATCTTGGCAAAGGTGAGGGTAAAGGTGGGGGCAATACTTAA